CATCTCGACAACGTGTTCGTCTCGGTGGCGCGCGACGAGCTGGTCGGGGGGCCCGCCGGCGCCACCGGCTTCAAGCTCGGCGACGTCGGCCTGGCCAAGCCGGTGGGTCAGCTCGATCCGGCCAACACCAACGTCAACCCCGACACCATCGCGCCGGAGTTCCTCGATCCGGCGGCGTTCGGGGCGCCCGACCACCGCGTCGACATCTACCACAGCGCGCTGCTGCTGCTGCAGGTGCTGGTCGGCCGACGGCTGAACTTCACGCGGGCGCAGATCCACGACGGCGCGCCCGGCCGCGCCGCCGCCGCGCTCGGCACGCCGCTGGGCCACGCGCTGTCGCAGGCCCTGCGGCGGCGGGTCGACGGCCGTCCCGCCTCGGCGCGCGACCTGTGGAGCGCGATCGCGCAGGCGGCGGTGGCGTCGGCGTCGTGACCCGGCGCGGCCGCCGCGCGTCGTCGGCGGAATCGGCGGTGGCGATGGACGTTTGAAGTCCATCGCACACCGGAGGTTTCAATGAATCGTTCATCTCGCCGCGCGCTGTTGGCCGCGGTCGCCATCGCCGTCGCCGTTCCCGCCTTCGTCGCCGTTCCGCCCGCGTTCGCGCAGAGCATGGACCAGACCGGCGGCACGACCACGTTCGTCCGTCTCGCGTCGCTCGGCGGCCATTTCGGCATCGAATCCAGCCAGATCGCGCTGCAGCGGTCGCGCGATCCCGGCGTCCGCGGCTTCGCCCAGCGCATGATCGACTCGCATGGCCAGGCGCTGAACGATCTGAAGTTCACCAACGACGCGAACGCCAACGCCTCGATGCCGCAGCAGCTGACCGGCGACTACCAGGCGATGATCAACGAGCTGCGCGGCACGCCGGACGAGCGTTTCGACGGCGTCTACATGTCGATGCAGGTCCAGGGACACCAGACCGCGCTCGCGATGTTCACCGACTACGCCCGCGTCGGCAGCGTCGACTCGCTGCGCAAGCTGGCGGTCAAGTGGATGCCGCTGATCGAGGCGAACTTGAAGGACGCGCAGACCGTTCTGGGCGCGGTCTCGCGGTAGGTCCGGAACCGGTCCGGGCGGCGGCTTCGGCCGCCCGGCGCCACCGGCCCGTCCGGCCGCACGAAACGAGGGCCGCCCACTCCGGGCGGCCCTCGTTTCGTGCGGCCGGATGTCGACGGCGCTGCGCGGTTCCTCCCGCCGCCGTGGCGCGGCGCGAAAGCCGGTGCCGTGGTGTTCATCCCGCGTCTCGACGGCGGGAGGAACGGCGCAACGTCGTGCCGCCGGTCGATGGCGGCCCTCCCTCCCGGCCGCGTCGCGGCCGGGAGGGTCCGTCGAACTAGTAGCGGTTGCGGTCCGGCGTGGTCGCCGCGCCGACGCCGGCGCCCACGACACCGCCCACGACGGCGCCCGGCAGCACGCCGATGCCGGTCACGCCGCCCACGACCGCGCCGGAGCCGGCGCCGATGGCGCCGCCGGTGACCGCGCGCTGGCCCCACGTGTCGCCGCAGGCCGTGAGGCCGAGAAGGATTGCCGAAGCCGCGATGATCTTGCTGGTCGACATGAGAACCTCCGAGTGATGCTTGGACGTCAACGCGGCCCCCGGTGGAGGGTTCCGTGTCGCCAATTCATCGCCCGGGGACAAGTCGGCGCGCGGGCGTAACGAAGGCGGAAACGTGGCGGTGTCCGCCGGGAGGGATGACGCCGATCCTGGAGTCCTCCGCCCTTCTTCCCCGTCTTCGAGGGATAAGGTGCCCGAAGGTGCACCGCCGCTGCCGCGTGGGCATGAGGGGGCATCGTCCTCACCATCACCCGCGCCGCGCGCGCCATGCCGGCGATCTCGCGGATGCGCCGAACCGCGCCCCTCATCCGACGCTTCGCGCCACCTTCTTCCCGATCCGTACAAGGACGGGGGGGAGAGGGGAGTCTGGTCGGCGTCGGACGCTACGCGGGTTCGGCGGCCAGGATTGTCCGGGCGGCCTGGCTGTCGGCGGCGATCTGGGCCTTGAGCGCGTCGAGGCCGGCGAACTTCATCTCCGGCCGGATGAAGTCGACGAACTCGACGCGCATCGTCCGGCCGTAGAGGTCGCCGGCGTAGTCGAAGACGTGGACCTCGAAATTCTCCGCGATCTTGCCGAAGGTCGGACGGCGCCCGAGATTGGCGACCGCGTCGCGCCACACCGTCGCGCCGTCCTCCTCGACGCCGCAGCGTACCGCGTAGACGCCGAAGCGCGGCCGCAGGTGCTCGCCGAGCGCGACGTTGGCGGTGGGGAAGCCGATCGTGCGGCCGCGCTGGTCGCCTTTCTCGACGACGCCCTCGATCTCCCATCGGTGGCCCAGCAGCTCCGCCGCCTCGCGCGCCATGCCGGCGCGCAGCGCCTCGCGGATGCGGGTCGAGGAGTAGATCTCGCCTTCGCGCATGACCGGCGGCACGATGTCGACGCCGAAACCGCGGGCCGCGCCGAGCCGCTGCAGCAGATCGACGTTGCCGGAGCGCCGCGCGCCGAAGGTGAAATCGTAGCCGCAGACCACGTGGCGTGCGCCGAGCCCCTCGACCAGAACGCGGTCGACGAATTCCTCGGCCGGCAGCGCCGCGAACGCCGCGTCGAAGCGCTGCGCCAGAACGGCGCCGGCGCCGTGGCGCGCCAGCAGCCGCGTCTTGGCCGCCGCCGCGGTGAGGCGGAACGGCGCGGTGTCGGCGACGAAGAAGGCGCGCGGATGCGGCTCGAAGGTCAGCGCCAGCACCGGCGCGGCGGCGCCGGCGGATCCGCGCGCGACGCGCAGCAGCGCCTGGTGGCCGGGATGCACGCCGTCGAAATTGCCCATCGCCACGGCGGCGCCGCGCCACGCCGCCGGCACGTCGCGCCAGCGCTCGAACACGGGGATCGTCATGTCGCGCGTTCCGTTCCGCTCACTTGGCGCGGCGCGGCGCCATCACGACGGCCTCGCCGTCGATCACGACGCGGTCGCCGACCCTGCACACCGTCTCGAGCCGCACGCGCCGGCGCTCGGCCACGATCTCGACGATGGTCGCGGTGGCCGTCACCGTGTCGCCGATGACCACGGGCGAGCGGAAGTTCAAGGTCTGCGACACGTAGAGCGCGCCGGGCCCCGGCAGCTTGGTGCCGACGACGGTCGAGATGAAGCTGCCCGACAGCATGCCATGCGCGATGCGCGTGCCGAACCGCGTGGTGCGCGCGAACTCCTCGTGCAGGTGGATCGGATTGGTGTCGCCGGACACGCCGGCGAAGGCCATGATGTCGGCCTCCGTGACGGTCTTGCCGAACACCGCCGACATGCCGACGGAGAGATCCTCGAGATAGAGGCCGTGCATCCGCTCGGCGATCGACGTCATTCCATCCTCCCGTTCGTCTTCGAGTTTCTCCCACTCCTCCGCTTCGCGATGGAGAGGGATCCGCCTCCTAGTGCCGCACCACCGGGTCGATCGGCAGGCGCTTGTACAGGCCGAGCGCCTCCTCGAACAGGCGCGCGGCCTGCAGCAGCGCGCCCTCGCCGCGCGGGCGGCCGACGAGCTGCATGCCGACCGGCAGGCCCGACCGCGTGAAGCCGCACGGCACGCAGATCGCGGGGAAGCCCGACATCGTGACGATCGAGCTGCCCAGCACCCAGTCGATGTAGCTGGGCATCTTCCGGCCGTTGATCTCCTCGACGTAGCGCTTCTCGACGGGGAACGGCTCGACCGGCGCGCCCGGGAAGCACATCACGTCCCAGGTCGAGAAGAACTGCGCGAAGCGCTGGATCAGGGCGCCCTGCGCCTTGGCGGCGTCGCGCACGTTCTCGGCCGTCAGCGAGCGGCCGTACTCGATGTTCCAGACCACCTCGGGCTTCAGCAGGTCGCGGTGCGCGTCGAGCGTGGCGCCGTGGGTCGCCGCCATGTTGTGGCCGCGGAACACCTGGAAGGCGTCGCGCGCGCCGGCGCAGTCGGGCGACGCCGCGTCGGTGGTGGCGCCCAGCTCCTTGAAGCGCGCGAAGGCCGCGGTCGTGATCTCCATGATCTCGGGGTCCGTCGGGCACAGCCCGCCGAACGTGCCGGCCCACGCGACCCTGGCCGGCGCGACGGGCGCGGCGACCTGCGTCGAATACGCCACCGCCGGCGCGTCGTAGGTCAGCGGATCGCGGATGTCGTGGCGCGCCTCGGCGTCGAGCATCAGCGCCACGTCGGCGACGCAGCGCCCCATCGGGCCGTGCAGCGACAGCGTGTTGAGCGGCAGCGCCGTCGGTCCGGTCGGGATGCGTCCCGGACTCGGGCGGAAGCCGACCACGCCGCAGAAACTGGCGGGCGTGCGCAGCGAGCCGCCGAGGTCGGAACCGGTCGCCAGCCAGATCTCGCCCGAGGCCAGCGCCACCGCCGAACCGCCCGACGAGCCGGCGCAGGTCATGCGCGTGTCCCACGGGTTGCGCGTGACGCCGAACACCTCGTTGAAGGTCTGCGCGCCGGCGCCGTACTCCGGCGTGTTGGTCTTGCCGATGACGAGCCCGCCATAGGCCTCGAGATGCTGCACCGTCAGATCGGTGCGGGCCGAGACGTTGTCCTTCATCACGCGCGAGCCGAAGGTGGTGCGCACGCCCTCGACGTCCTCGAGGTCCTTGACCGCGATCGGCAGGCCGGCGAGCCAGCCGGGATGGCCGGCGTTGCGCGTGTCGAGGGATTTGGCGCGGGTCCGCGCCCGGTCGTAGGTCCGCGTCACCATGGCGTTGAGCGCGCCGTCCACCTCGGCGATGCGCGCCTCGGCCGCGTCGATCAGATCCAGCGGCGAAACCTTCTTCCTCTTGAGCAGGTCGACCGCGGCGACGGCGGTCAGACGGCACAGCGACGTGTCGGCCAAGTTCGCGTTCCCCCTCGTCGGGGTCGCAGGCGGCGCCCCGGTTTCCAGTCCCTTATCACGCGCCGCGCGCCGCCGGAATGCGCGCCGCCGCTCACCCCGTGCCCAGCACCCTGCGCATCAGCGATTCCGCATCGCGGCAATCCGTCAGCTCGTTGACGAAGATCGACGGCCACGCCGCGCGGATGGAGCGCTGGACGCCGGCGCGGTCGACGATGTCCTGCAGGAATTCGATGAAACGTTCGCGCTCGGCGCGCATGCGCGCCACTACGCCGGCGCGGATCCCGGCCGGGTCCGGCGCCCGGCGCACCCACGCCGCGACCGCGTCGGCCACGGCGCGCGGATCGGGTTCGACCTCGGTCCACCACGCCGGATCGGCGTAGTGATCGCGTCCGCCGATCGACGGTGTCGAGACGACGGGACGGCCGCACAGCATGTACTCGACCACGGCGCGGTTGGCGCCCTCGACCGCCGACAGCGCCAGCCCGACGCGCGACCGGTTGATGACGGCGGCGACCTCGGCGCGGTCGAGCCGGCGGTAGTCGGCGCCGAACATGCCGTTGCAGAACGTGGCGCCGGGCATCGCCGCGCGCACGCCCGTCCAGTAGGCCAGCACTTCCGCGCTGGCGCCGGGCCAGTTGTCGGCGATCAACGCCAGCCGCGGCACGTCGCGCGCCAGCGCGTGGCGCTTCCACGCCAGCGGCGCGGCGTTGAGCACGGCGTCGTGGATCGGCACCGCCGCCGGATCGATCTCGAAGAACCGCTCCTCGATGAAGGTCTGGCCGTTGAACAGCTCCGCCGGCACGCCGCGCTGACGGCACAACTCCACCTCGGCGGCGGTCGACGACAGCGCCACCAGCCTGTGCGCGGGGTACGCCGCGGCGTGCGCGCGCCACGCCCGCGCCAGCCGGTCGGCGCCGTCGCCGGCCTCGAGCGTCCAGGTCGGGCGCACCAGCCAGGTCAACGGCACGCCGTCGAGCCACGGCCCCATCAGCTCGAGGCCGCCCATCGGCAGGTCCATGCGGGCGATGCCGACCAGGATCAGCGGGTCGCGGCACAGCATCCCGCCCGAGAACGCGTTGGTCCACGTCCTGGGCGGCGGCTCGACCTTGGGTGCGGCGGGCCCGCTGGCGGCGGCCGGGCGCCGCGCCGGTTTCGTCCTGCGCATCGGCGCCTCCTAGCATCGCGGGGCGATTGTCGCATCCGGCGCGGCGTGCGAGATTTCGCTGAACGACGGTTCACCACGCGATCGATCCTGGAGCCCATGCCGGACCCCACCGCCGCCTCCCCCGGCCGCGACGCCGCCGCGCTCGTCCCGGCGCTGACCACGGTCTGCGCCCGGTATTTCGGCGCGCCGTGCGCCGTCGAGGGGCTGTTCCGCCACTCCGGCGGCGCGTCGCGCCAGACCTGGGGCTTCGACGCCGTGGTCGGCGGCGCGCGCCAGAAGCTGGTGATGCGCCGCGACCCGCCGGCGCCGCCCGGCGGCAAGCCGTCGTCGCCGGCCGAGAACAGCCTGGCGCTCGACCGCGGCACCGAGTTCGAGGTCATGCGCGCGGCCCGCGCCCACGGCGTGCCGGTGCCCGAGCTGCTGTTCCAGCTGCGGCCGGGCGACGGGCTCGGCGACGGCTACGTGATGCGCCACGTCGACGGCAGCGCCATCGCCCGCAACCTGCTGCGCGAGCCGCGCTACGCCGAGGCGCGGCCGCGCATCGTCGGCCAGCTCGGCGCGATCCTCGCCCGCCTGCACGCCGTGCCGGTGGCGGCGGCGCCGCCGCTGGGCGTGTCGAGCCCGGCGCATCTGCTGGCCGGGCTGCGGCGCGTGCTCGACGCCATCGGCGAGCCGCATCCGGTGTTCGAGCTGGCGATCACGTGGCTCGAGCGGCGCATCCCGCCGACCGGCGCGCCGCGCTTCGTGCACGGCGACTTCCGGACCGGCAACTACCTCGTCGACGAGAACGGCGTCAGCGCGATCCTCGACTGGGAGATCGCCCATCTCGGCGATCCGCTCGAGGACCTCGGCTGGCTGTGCATCAAGTCGTGGCGCTTCGGCGCCATCGACAAACCGGCCGGCGGCTTCGGCACGCGCGAGGAGCTGTGGGCGGCCTACGCGGCGGCCGGCGGCGATCCGGTCGATCCAGCCCGCGCCCGGTGGTGGGAGATCTTCGGCACCGTGCGCTGGGGCGTGATCTGCATCAACCAGGCGTGGAAGCACCTCTCGGGCGCCGAGAAGTCGATGGAGCTGGCCAGCATCGGCCGGCGCGCGGTCGAGACCGAGGTGGATCTGCTGCAGCTGCTGGCGGAGGCGTGACATGGCGCAGGACCGTCCCACCGCGCCCGAGCTGCTCGACGCCATCGAGGGCTTCCTGCGCGACGAGGCGCTGCCGGCGCTGGAGCGCATCGACGCGCGGCTGGCCTTCCAGACCAAGGTCGCGATCAACTCGCTGATGATCCTCAAGCGCGAGGCCGCGCTGGGCCCGCGCGCCGATTCCGCCGAGCGCGCCCGAGTGGCGGCGCTGCTGGGCCGCGACGGCGACCTGCTCGATCTCAACCGGGAGCTCTCGCGCCAGCTCCGCACGGGCGAGCGCGACGAGCGCGATGCCGCCCTGATGGACCATCTGCGCGCCACCATCGCCGACAAGATCGCCATCGCCAATCCGAAGTGGCGGTAGGCGCGGCGATTGTCTTCCCTTCTCCCCGCGAAGGCGGGGAAAAAGGAAGAGCATTGCTATCGCCTCACCCCGGCGGCGGCATCCGGCGGCGGAGGGCGGCGAAGATGAAGACGAGCGGCAGCATCGCGATGAGGAGGCCGCTGGCGACGTGGAGCGGCGCCTCGGCGCGCGCCAGCAGGTCGGTGAGCCAACCCGCCACCGCCGGCGTCACCGCGAAGCCGATGTAGAGCCAGACGAAGAACACGCCGAGGCCGGCGCCGCGGGTGCGCGCGCGCAGCACCTGGCCGGGCAGGGAGGAGATCACGCCGGCCGGCAGGCCGCCGACGAGGGCGGCCACGATAAGGGTCGGTGCCGGCCCGAGGATCGGCGCCAGCGACAGCGCGACAGCCCAGAAGACCGCGGTGATGGCGATGAACGCCTCGTGCCGCGCCATCAGCCGGGCGATGAAGCCGCCGGCCATCACGCCCGCGACGCTGGACAGCGTGATGGCCGCGGCGGCGACGCCGGCGGCTTCCGGCGTGGCGCCGCGGCTGACGAGATAGGACAGCGAGAAGCCGGTCAGCACGATGTAGGCGCCGTTGTAGGCCGCCCACATCGCGCCGGCGACGTTCACCGCCGTGAACTCCTGCCGCGACAGGCGCCCGCCGGCCGTGCCATCGGCGGATGGCGTGGCGCGGTCGTTGGCGTGCGGCCGGTACGGCAGCGCCAGCGCGACGAACGCGAGCGCCGCGCCCGAGACGCCGGCGACGCAGGCCGCGCGCCAGCCCCACGAGCCCGCCAGCGCCGGATCGAGCAGCTGCGCGGCCGCCATGCCGACCGGGAAGCCGTTGAGCATCACGGCCATCGCGAAGGGCAGGTCGCGGCCGGCGAACCAGTCCGCCGTCATCTTGACCGTCAGCACGCCCATCAGGATCGCGCCGGTGCCGGCCACGAGCTGCCCGATGGCGAGCTGGAGGAAGCCGCCGGCGCCGGCCGTCACTGCGCCGCCGGCCATCATCAACGCGAGGCCCGCCAGCGCCACCCGCCGGTCGCCGAAGCGGCGGCCCAGCAGCCCGGCGGGCACCGCGACGAGGATGCCCGGCAGCATGTAGAGGCCGAACAGCGCGCCGATCTCGGTGAACGCCACGCCGAGGTCGCGGGCGAGGTCCGGCGCCACGGCGGGGATCGCCTGGAACTGGAAACCGAACGCCGTGCGCGCCGTCAGGATCAGCGCCATCGCCCGCCAGCGTCCGCCCATCGCCATGCCGCTCCCCGGCGCGCCGTGCCGCGGCGCGTGACCATCGCGTGGCATCATAGCGGCCAAAACGCGGCGCGCGCTGTCGGCATCGTGATGGCGTCCCTGCCATCGTGATGGCGGCTCCGCGGGGGACCGGCTAGAATCGTGGTCATGCTCCCCCGTCGCGAACTCCTCGCCGTCGGCGCCCTCCCGGCGCTTCTCGGTCTCGCCGCGCCGTCGATCGCGCGCGCCCAGCTCCCCGTCGCCGCGCGCCCCGGCGCGCGTCGCGTCGAGACGTTCGACCTGGCCAACGGCCTCAAGGTCCTCGTCCTGCCGTCCAGGCGCGCGCCGATCGTGCAGCAGATGCTGTGGTACCGGGTCGGCTCCGCCGACGAGGCGCCGGGCAAGTCGGGCATCGCGCATTTCCTCGAGCATCTGATGTTCAAGGGCACGCCCGAGGTGCCGGCCGGCGAGTTCTCCAAGCGCGTCTCCCGCGTCGGCGGCCGCGACAACGCGTTCACCAGCTTCGACTACACCGCCTACCACCAGAATGTCGCCGCCGACCGGCTCGAGATGATCATGCGGATGGAGGCCGACCGCATGGCCAACCTGATCGTGTCGGAGAAGGAGCTGCTGCCCGAGCGCGACGTGATCCTCGAGGAGCGCCGCCAGGTGGTCGAGAGCCGGCCGTCGTCGCTGCTCGACGAGGTCACGCGCGAGGCGCTGTTCGGGCGCCGCGCCTACGGCGTGCCGATCATCGGCTACCCCGAGGAGATCGCGAAGCTCGGCGTCGACGACGCGCGTTCCTTCCACGACCTGCACTACGCGCCCAACAACGCCATCCTGATCGTCGCCGGCGACACCACGGTCGAGGCGGTGCGGGCGCTGGCCGAGAGGTACTACGCGCCGGCCAGGCCCAAGACGATCCCGGCGCGCGTCAGGCCCGACGCGCCGGCCGCCGATCTGCCGCGCCAGGTCGAGCGCGTCGACAAGCGCGTGGCGCAGCCGGAATGGTCGCGCGACTACATCGCGCCGTCCTACCGCAAGGGCGCCACCGAGCACGCCTTCGGCCTGCAGATCCTCACGCAGGTCCTCGGCGGCCATCAGACCAGCCGGCTGTACCGCTCGCTGGTGGTCGACCGGAAGATCGCGCTGGAGGCCGCCGCCGGCTACTCGGCGCGCAGCCTCGGACTCACCGCGTTCGGGATCGGCCTGTCGCCGGCGCCGCAGCGCACGATCGCCGAGATCGAGA
The genomic region above belongs to Rhodospirillales bacterium and contains:
- a CDS encoding DUF4142 domain-containing protein, with product MNRSSRRALLAAVAIAVAVPAFVAVPPAFAQSMDQTGGTTTFVRLASLGGHFGIESSQIALQRSRDPGVRGFAQRMIDSHGQALNDLKFTNDANANASMPQQLTGDYQAMINELRGTPDERFDGVYMSMQVQGHQTALAMFTDYARVGSVDSLRKLAVKWMPLIEANLKDAQTVLGAVSR
- a CDS encoding bifunctional riboflavin kinase/FAD synthetase is translated as MTIPVFERWRDVPAAWRGAAVAMGNFDGVHPGHQALLRVARGSAGAAAPVLALTFEPHPRAFFVADTAPFRLTAAAAKTRLLARHGAGAVLAQRFDAAFAALPAEEFVDRVLVEGLGARHVVCGYDFTFGARRSGNVDLLQRLGAARGFGVDIVPPVMREGEIYSSTRIREALRAGMAREAAELLGHRWEIEGVVEKGDQRGRTIGFPTANVALGEHLRPRFGVYAVRCGVEEDGATVWRDAVANLGRRPTFGKIAENFEVHVFDYAGDLYGRTMRVEFVDFIRPEMKFAGLDALKAQIAADSQAARTILAAEPA
- a CDS encoding MaoC family dehydratase; the encoded protein is MHGLYLEDLSVGMSAVFGKTVTEADIMAFAGVSGDTNPIHLHEEFARTTRFGTRIAHGMLSGSFISTVVGTKLPGPGALYVSQTLNFRSPVVIGDTVTATATIVEIVAERRRVRLETVCRVGDRVVIDGEAVVMAPRRAK
- a CDS encoding amidase — translated: MADTSLCRLTAVAAVDLLKRKKVSPLDLIDAAEARIAEVDGALNAMVTRTYDRARTRAKSLDTRNAGHPGWLAGLPIAVKDLEDVEGVRTTFGSRVMKDNVSARTDLTVQHLEAYGGLVIGKTNTPEYGAGAQTFNEVFGVTRNPWDTRMTCAGSSGGSAVALASGEIWLATGSDLGGSLRTPASFCGVVGFRPSPGRIPTGPTALPLNTLSLHGPMGRCVADVALMLDAEARHDIRDPLTYDAPAVAYSTQVAAPVAPARVAWAGTFGGLCPTDPEIMEITTAAFARFKELGATTDAASPDCAGARDAFQVFRGHNMAATHGATLDAHRDLLKPEVVWNIEYGRSLTAENVRDAAKAQGALIQRFAQFFSTWDVMCFPGAPVEPFPVEKRYVEEINGRKMPSYIDWVLGSSIVTMSGFPAICVPCGFTRSGLPVGMQLVGRPRGEGALLQAARLFEEALGLYKRLPIDPVVRH
- a CDS encoding glycosyltransferase family 4 protein; translation: MRRTKPARRPAAASGPAAPKVEPPPRTWTNAFSGGMLCRDPLILVGIARMDLPMGGLELMGPWLDGVPLTWLVRPTWTLEAGDGADRLARAWRAHAAAYPAHRLVALSSTAAEVELCRQRGVPAELFNGQTFIEERFFEIDPAAVPIHDAVLNAAPLAWKRHALARDVPRLALIADNWPGASAEVLAYWTGVRAAMPGATFCNGMFGADYRRLDRAEVAAVINRSRVGLALSAVEGANRAVVEYMLCGRPVVSTPSIGGRDHYADPAWWTEVEPDPRAVADAVAAWVRRAPDPAGIRAGVVARMRAERERFIEFLQDIVDRAGVQRSIRAAWPSIFVNELTDCRDAESLMRRVLGTG
- a CDS encoding phosphotransferase family protein, translated to MPDPTAASPGRDAAALVPALTTVCARYFGAPCAVEGLFRHSGGASRQTWGFDAVVGGARQKLVMRRDPPAPPGGKPSSPAENSLALDRGTEFEVMRAARAHGVPVPELLFQLRPGDGLGDGYVMRHVDGSAIARNLLREPRYAEARPRIVGQLGAILARLHAVPVAAAPPLGVSSPAHLLAGLRRVLDAIGEPHPVFELAITWLERRIPPTGAPRFVHGDFRTGNYLVDENGVSAILDWEIAHLGDPLEDLGWLCIKSWRFGAIDKPAGGFGTREELWAAYAAAGGDPVDPARARWWEIFGTVRWGVICINQAWKHLSGAEKSMELASIGRRAVETEVDLLQLLAEA
- a CDS encoding MFS transporter; translated protein: MGGRWRAMALILTARTAFGFQFQAIPAVAPDLARDLGVAFTEIGALFGLYMLPGILVAVPAGLLGRRFGDRRVALAGLALMMAGGAVTAGAGGFLQLAIGQLVAGTGAILMGVLTVKMTADWFAGRDLPFAMAVMLNGFPVGMAAAQLLDPALAGSWGWRAACVAGVSGAALAFVALALPYRPHANDRATPSADGTAGGRLSRQEFTAVNVAGAMWAAYNGAYIVLTGFSLSYLVSRGATPEAAGVAAAAITLSSVAGVMAGGFIARLMARHEAFIAITAVFWAVALSLAPILGPAPTLIVAALVGGLPAGVISSLPGQVLRARTRGAGLGVFFVWLYIGFAVTPAVAGWLTDLLARAEAPLHVASGLLIAMLPLVFIFAALRRRMPPPG
- a CDS encoding insulinase family protein, coding for MLPRRELLAVGALPALLGLAAPSIARAQLPVAARPGARRVETFDLANGLKVLVLPSRRAPIVQQMLWYRVGSADEAPGKSGIAHFLEHLMFKGTPEVPAGEFSKRVSRVGGRDNAFTSFDYTAYHQNVAADRLEMIMRMEADRMANLIVSEKELLPERDVILEERRQVVESRPSSLLDEVTREALFGRRAYGVPIIGYPEEIAKLGVDDARSFHDLHYAPNNAILIVAGDTTVEAVRALAERYYAPARPKTIPARVRPDAPAADLPRQVERVDKRVAQPEWSRDYIAPSYRKGATEHAFGLQILTQVLGGHQTSRLYRSLVVDRKIALEAAAGYSARSLGLTAFGIGLSPAPQRTIAEIETAAMAEIERVRQDGVTAEEVERAKRRLIASTVYALDSMSSGPGLYGAALATGGTVAEVDEWPERIAATTVAQVNAAARATLDDKRAVTSLLLPETKR